The following coding sequences lie in one Cyanobacterium sp. Dongsha4 genomic window:
- a CDS encoding nucleotidyltransferase family protein, translated as MTLTVKKNKLDILKENIKKIKLEIEEEYQIDELGLFGSYVRGEETENSDIDLLVTFKPEARFGLVKYGKLQNLFSDRLGKKVDLVMKKGLKPHIGKQILSEVIYL; from the coding sequence ATGACGCTAACGGTTAAAAAGAATAAATTAGACATTCTCAAAGAAAACATCAAAAAAATAAAGTTAGAAATTGAAGAAGAATATCAAATAGATGAATTAGGATTATTTGGCTCTTATGTGAGAGGAGAAGAAACGGAAAATAGCGATATAGATTTGTTAGTTACTTTTAAGCCAGAAGCAAGATTTGGCTTGGTAAAGTATGGCAAGTTACAAAATTTATTTAGTGACAGGTTAGGCAAAAAAGTAGATTTAGTTATGAAAAAAGGTTTAAAACCTCACATCGGGAAACAAATCTTAAGTGAGGTTATTTATCTATGA